From one Lactiplantibacillus paraplantarum genomic stretch:
- the atpA gene encoding F0F1 ATP synthase subunit alpha: MSIKSEEISALIKQQLESYQTELSVAETGTVTYVGDGIARAHGLDNALQGELLEFSNGVYGMVQNLESNDVGIVVLGDFDGIREGDTVKRTGRIMEVPVGDAMIGRVVNPLGQPVDGLGEIKTTNTRPIEHKAPGIMQRQSVSEPLQTGIKAIDALVPIGRGQRELIIGDRKTGKTSVAIDAILNQKDQDMICVYVAIGQKDSTVRAQVETLKKLGAMDYTIVVTAGPAEPAPLLYLAPYAGAAMGEEFMMNGKHVLIVYDDLSKQATAYRELSLILRRPPGREAYPGDVFYLHSRLLERAAKLSDELGGGSMTALPIIETQAGDISAYIPTNVISITDGQIFLDSDSFYSGVRPAIDAGASVSRVGGDAQIKAMKSVAGTLRLDLASYRELESFSQFGSDLDAATQAKLNRGQRIVEVLKQPVHSPLKVEEQVMILYALTNGYLDKVAVSDIARYQNELFEFIRASHQDLFDTILATKKLPDADQMNSALDAFAEQFQPTAAAAK, translated from the coding sequence ATGAGCATTAAATCTGAAGAAATCAGTGCTCTAATCAAACAACAATTAGAAAGTTATCAAACTGAGCTCTCAGTTGCTGAAACCGGTACTGTCACCTATGTTGGTGATGGGATCGCCCGTGCTCACGGACTCGACAATGCCTTACAAGGTGAATTGCTCGAATTCAGTAACGGAGTTTACGGGATGGTACAAAACCTCGAAAGCAACGATGTTGGTATCGTTGTTTTAGGGGATTTTGATGGTATTCGTGAAGGCGATACTGTTAAGCGGACTGGTCGGATCATGGAAGTTCCAGTTGGGGACGCCATGATTGGCCGGGTTGTTAACCCATTAGGTCAACCAGTTGACGGTTTAGGTGAGATTAAGACCACGAATACGCGGCCAATCGAACATAAAGCGCCTGGCATTATGCAACGGCAATCAGTTAGTGAACCGCTTCAAACTGGGATTAAGGCCATTGATGCCTTAGTACCAATTGGTCGTGGTCAACGTGAATTGATTATCGGGGACCGTAAGACTGGGAAGACGTCCGTTGCCATTGATGCCATTTTGAATCAAAAGGACCAAGACATGATTTGTGTCTACGTCGCAATTGGTCAAAAGGATTCAACGGTACGGGCCCAAGTTGAAACGTTGAAGAAATTAGGTGCGATGGATTACACAATCGTCGTTACTGCCGGACCTGCTGAACCAGCGCCATTACTGTACTTAGCTCCTTATGCTGGGGCAGCGATGGGTGAAGAATTTATGATGAACGGCAAGCATGTTCTGATCGTCTATGATGACCTTTCAAAACAAGCCACGGCTTATCGTGAACTTTCCTTGATCCTCCGTCGTCCTCCAGGTCGTGAAGCTTATCCTGGGGATGTCTTCTACTTGCACTCACGGTTGCTTGAACGGGCTGCTAAGTTGAGTGATGAATTGGGTGGCGGTTCAATGACGGCCTTACCAATTATCGAAACGCAAGCTGGGGATATTTCAGCTTACATTCCAACCAACGTTATTTCAATCACCGATGGTCAAATCTTCTTGGATAGCGATTCATTCTATTCTGGTGTACGGCCAGCGATCGATGCCGGGGCTTCTGTTTCTCGGGTTGGTGGGGATGCCCAAATTAAAGCGATGAAGTCGGTTGCCGGGACGTTACGTCTGGATTTGGCTTCTTATCGTGAATTGGAATCATTCTCACAATTCGGTTCTGACTTGGATGCGGCAACGCAAGCGAAGTTAAACCGTGGGCAACGAATCGTTGAAGTCTTAAAACAACCAGTTCATTCACCATTAAAGGTTGAAGAACAAGTTATGATTTTATATGCTTTGACCAACGGCTATTTAGATAAAGTGGCAGTTAGTGATATTGCCCGTTATCAAAACGAATTGTTTGAATTTATTCGCGCTAGTCATCAAGATTTGTTTGATACGATTCTGGCAACCAAGAAGTTACCAGACGCTGATCAAATGAATAGTGCCTTAGATGCGTTTGCAGAACAATTCCAGCCAACCGCTGCCGCTGCGAAGTAG
- a CDS encoding FtsW/RodA/SpoVE family cell cycle protein translates to MAEESRLRSQDEDSRIDWGIIFSVMMLGLIGLASIYVAAVHDSSSVNVTKQVISQVMWFVIGTAIAVIVMQFDSEQLWRVAPIAYWFGIFLLAAVLVLYSRSLYTSTGAKSWFAVGSLTLQPSEVMKPAFILMLGRVVTMHNTEHPTHTMASDWQLIGKLIAYMVPVAVLLKLQNDFGTMLVFFAILGGVILVSGISWRLLAPTFAAVAAIAGTALYLVIAPSGRHILEAIGFKQYQFARIDTWLNPSTDTSNNAYQVWQSMKAIGSGQITGRGFNVSHVTVPVRESDMIFSVIGENFGFIGCAVVILLYFLLIYQMIRVTFDTKNEFYAYISTGVIMMILFHVFENIGMSIGLLPMTGIPLPFISQGGSALIANMAGIGLMMSMRYHYKSYMFSRNDRFE, encoded by the coding sequence GTGGCAGAAGAATCTAGACTCCGCAGTCAAGACGAGGATTCAAGAATTGACTGGGGTATCATATTTTCAGTGATGATGCTAGGACTAATCGGGCTGGCGTCGATTTACGTCGCCGCAGTGCACGATTCTAGTTCGGTGAACGTCACGAAGCAGGTGATTTCTCAAGTCATGTGGTTCGTGATTGGGACCGCAATTGCTGTGATCGTGATGCAATTCGATTCCGAACAGTTGTGGCGGGTGGCGCCGATTGCGTATTGGTTCGGGATCTTCCTGTTAGCGGCGGTTTTAGTCCTATACAGTAGATCGCTGTATACCAGTACCGGGGCTAAGAGTTGGTTTGCAGTTGGTTCGCTAACGCTGCAGCCATCGGAAGTTATGAAGCCCGCCTTTATCTTGATGCTGGGGCGGGTGGTAACGATGCACAATACAGAACACCCCACTCACACCATGGCGAGCGACTGGCAGTTAATCGGTAAATTGATTGCGTACATGGTTCCGGTAGCGGTTCTCTTAAAGTTACAAAATGACTTTGGGACGATGTTGGTATTCTTCGCGATTTTAGGCGGCGTGATTTTAGTTTCCGGGATTTCGTGGCGGTTACTGGCACCAACGTTTGCAGCCGTTGCTGCGATTGCCGGTACGGCACTATATTTAGTGATTGCACCAAGTGGCCGACATATTTTGGAAGCCATCGGTTTTAAGCAGTACCAGTTTGCGCGGATCGATACATGGTTGAACCCGTCGACGGACACGTCGAACAATGCCTATCAAGTTTGGCAGAGTATGAAGGCGATTGGTTCAGGTCAGATTACCGGGCGGGGGTTTAACGTCTCACACGTGACCGTCCCCGTACGCGAATCTGATATGATTTTCTCAGTCATTGGTGAGAACTTTGGCTTTATTGGTTGCGCCGTGGTCATCTTGTTATATTTCTTATTGATTTATCAGATGATCCGGGTGACGTTTGATACGAAGAACGAATTCTACGCTTACATTTCAACCGGGGTCATTATGATGATTCTCTTCCACGTATTCGAAAATATTGGGATGAGTATCGGACTGTTACCAATGACTGGGATCCCGTTACCGTTCATTAGTCAAGGGGGGTCGGCGTTGATCGCTAACATGGCTGGGATCGGATTAATGATGTCAATGCGGTATCATTACAAGTCCTACATGTTCAGTCGTAACGACCGGTTTGAATAA
- a CDS encoding F0F1 ATP synthase subunit epsilon, with protein sequence MADNAKSLTVSIVTPDGQVYENKTPMLIVRTIDGELGILPNHIPVIASLAIDEVRIKQLESDQEDDEIAVNGGFVEFSNNTATIVADSAERQNDIDVARAENARKRAETRIQDAQQKHDDAELARAQVALRRAMNRLNVARH encoded by the coding sequence ATGGCTGACAATGCAAAATCATTAACCGTTAGCATCGTAACTCCAGACGGTCAGGTCTATGAAAATAAGACGCCAATGTTGATCGTGCGAACGATTGATGGCGAACTCGGGATTTTACCGAACCATATTCCTGTGATTGCGTCACTTGCAATCGATGAGGTTCGGATCAAGCAACTTGAGAGTGATCAGGAAGATGACGAAATTGCCGTTAACGGTGGTTTTGTTGAGTTCAGCAATAATACAGCAACGATTGTTGCGGATAGTGCTGAACGTCAGAATGACATCGATGTTGCCCGGGCTGAAAATGCACGGAAACGCGCTGAAACACGGATTCAAGACGCTCAACAGAAGCATGATGATGCGGAGTTGGCGCGGGCCCAAGTCGCTTTGCGGCGTGCCATGAACCGTTTGAACGTTGCTCGGCATTAA
- the atpD gene encoding F0F1 ATP synthase subunit beta, whose amino-acid sequence MSTGKVVQVIGPVVDVEFSLNDKLPDINNALIIQKDNDDTLTVEVSLELGDGVVRTVAMDGTDGLRRGMPVEDTGSSITVPVGKETLGRVFNVLGETIDGGPEFGPDAERNPIHRDAPKYDELTTSTEVLETGIKVIDLLAPYVRGGKIGLFGGAGVGKTVLIQELIHNIAQEHNGISVFTGVGERTREGNDLYFEMKASGVLKNTAMVYGQMNEPPGARMRVALTGLTIAEYFRDVQGQDVLLFIDNIFRFTQAGSEVSALLGRIPSAVGYQPTLATEMGQLQERITSTKKGSVTSIQAVYVPADDYTDPAPATTFAHLDATTNLERSLTEQGIYPAVDPLASSSIALDPSIVGEEHYEVATEVQRVLQRYRELQDIISILGMDELSDEEKTTVARARRIQFFLSQNFFVAENFTGQPGSYVPINDTIKGFKEILEGKYDDLPEDAFRQVGKIDDVVEKAKSMVTD is encoded by the coding sequence ATGAGTACAGGTAAAGTTGTACAAGTTATTGGACCCGTTGTTGACGTTGAATTCTCTCTAAACGATAAGTTACCGGATATTAATAACGCCTTGATCATTCAAAAGGACAACGATGACACTTTAACGGTGGAAGTATCGTTGGAATTAGGTGATGGAGTTGTCCGGACCGTCGCAATGGACGGTACGGACGGCTTACGCCGGGGAATGCCGGTTGAAGACACTGGTTCTTCAATTACGGTTCCCGTTGGTAAAGAGACGTTAGGCCGGGTCTTCAACGTTTTAGGAGAGACCATCGATGGTGGTCCAGAATTCGGTCCAGATGCAGAACGTAACCCGATTCATCGGGATGCGCCTAAATATGATGAATTAACAACCAGTACTGAAGTATTGGAAACTGGAATTAAAGTTATCGACCTCTTAGCACCATATGTTCGTGGTGGTAAGATTGGGTTGTTCGGTGGTGCCGGTGTTGGTAAAACTGTTTTAATTCAGGAATTAATTCATAACATTGCCCAAGAACATAACGGGATTTCCGTGTTTACCGGTGTTGGTGAACGGACGCGTGAAGGGAATGACCTTTACTTTGAAATGAAGGCTTCCGGCGTTTTAAAGAATACCGCCATGGTTTATGGTCAAATGAACGAACCACCGGGTGCCCGGATGCGGGTGGCCTTGACTGGTTTGACGATTGCGGAATACTTCCGTGATGTTCAAGGCCAAGACGTGTTGTTATTCATCGACAACATCTTCCGGTTTACGCAAGCTGGTTCTGAAGTTTCTGCCTTACTTGGGCGGATTCCTTCAGCCGTTGGTTACCAGCCAACTTTGGCTACTGAAATGGGACAATTACAAGAACGGATCACTTCGACTAAGAAGGGCTCAGTTACTTCGATTCAAGCCGTTTATGTGCCTGCCGATGATTATACCGACCCAGCTCCTGCAACGACGTTCGCCCATTTGGATGCCACGACCAACTTGGAACGTTCTTTAACGGAACAAGGGATTTATCCAGCCGTTGACCCATTAGCATCTTCATCAATCGCTCTGGACCCATCAATCGTGGGTGAAGAACATTATGAAGTTGCCACGGAAGTTCAACGGGTCTTGCAACGTTACCGTGAATTGCAAGATATTATCTCGATTTTAGGGATGGATGAATTATCTGACGAAGAAAAGACGACCGTTGCACGTGCACGGCGGATTCAATTCTTCTTATCACAAAACTTCTTCGTTGCCGAAAACTTTACTGGCCAACCTGGTTCATACGTGCCAATCAATGATACCATCAAGGGCTTTAAAGAGATCCTTGAGGGTAAATATGATGACCTACCAGAAGACGCATTCCGTCAAGTTGGTAAGATCGACGACGTGGTCGAAAAAGCGAAATCGATGGTAACTGATTAG
- a CDS encoding F0F1 ATP synthase subunit gamma yields the protein MAESLMDVKRRIDSTKKTHQITSAMQMVSTSKLNQIQKHTSTYQVYASKVESIVSHLAKAHLMSASAGVANSNSNTISVSELLAQRPVKKTGLLVITSDRGLVGSYNSNVLKQTNDFMRTHKIDADDAVVLAVGGTGADFYKKNGLNVAYEYRGVSDVPTFKEVREIVKTVTSMYHNEVFDELYVFYNHFINRLSSGFRSVKMLPISEETFEQSESDNRKAKDSRVDVGPEYEMEPSEEAILSAVLPQYAESLVYGAILDAKTAEHASSSTAMKAASDNAGDLIDKLNLKYNRARQAAITTEITEITGGLVAQE from the coding sequence ATGGCAGAATCATTAATGGATGTCAAGCGCCGAATTGACTCAACGAAGAAGACCCATCAAATTACGTCGGCAATGCAAATGGTTTCAACTTCTAAGTTAAACCAGATTCAAAAGCATACCAGTACGTATCAGGTGTACGCTTCTAAAGTTGAAAGCATCGTTTCACATCTTGCCAAAGCTCATCTGATGTCAGCAAGTGCCGGTGTTGCTAATAGTAATTCCAATACAATTTCAGTTAGTGAATTGCTTGCACAACGCCCCGTTAAAAAGACTGGTTTATTGGTGATCACTTCGGACCGTGGTCTCGTTGGCAGTTACAACAGTAATGTGTTGAAACAAACTAACGATTTCATGCGGACACATAAGATTGATGCCGATGACGCGGTCGTTTTGGCGGTTGGTGGCACTGGTGCGGATTTCTATAAAAAGAACGGCTTAAACGTGGCGTATGAATACCGCGGTGTCTCAGACGTGCCGACTTTTAAGGAAGTTCGTGAAATCGTTAAGACAGTCACATCAATGTACCACAACGAAGTCTTTGATGAACTTTACGTATTCTATAACCACTTTATCAATCGACTTTCCTCGGGCTTTCGGTCAGTTAAAATGCTGCCAATTTCTGAAGAAACTTTTGAACAAAGTGAGTCGGATAATCGTAAAGCCAAGGATAGTCGGGTGGATGTCGGTCCTGAGTATGAAATGGAACCGTCAGAAGAAGCGATATTGTCGGCTGTGTTGCCACAATATGCTGAAAGCCTAGTTTATGGTGCAATCTTGGATGCCAAGACTGCTGAACATGCTTCGTCGTCAACCGCGATGAAGGCTGCATCAGATAACGCTGGCGATTTAATCGATAAGTTGAATCTGAAATATAACCGCGCACGTCAAGCTGCTATTACCACTGAGATCACTGAAATCACTGGTGGTTTGGTTGCGCAAGAATAA
- a CDS encoding glycine cleavage system protein H: protein MSEDATYFWTKDVDGHTRLGLTKAAHEALGEVKYAELPAIGDKVSQNSAFLSVEATKAVSEFNCPINGTVVAVNPALTDNFDALNSAEDGVAWLIDVD from the coding sequence ATGAGTGAAGATGCAACTTATTTTTGGACAAAAGATGTTGATGGGCATACTCGGCTAGGTCTAACTAAGGCGGCTCATGAAGCCCTTGGTGAAGTTAAATATGCCGAATTACCAGCTATTGGCGATAAAGTTAGTCAAAACAGCGCTTTTCTAAGTGTTGAAGCCACTAAGGCCGTCTCAGAATTTAATTGTCCAATTAATGGCACCGTGGTTGCAGTTAACCCAGCTTTAACGGATAATTTTGACGCGTTGAATAGTGCGGAAGACGGCGTTGCTTGGTTAATTGACGTGGACTAA
- a CDS encoding rod shape-determining protein yields the protein MALDIGIDLGTANVLIYVSGKGIVLNEPSVVAIDTNTNQVLAVGSEAYQMVGKTPSNIRAIRPLKDGVISDFDVTEEMLSYFIKKLNVRGIMSRPSIMICTPTNTTEIERKAILQAAEKSGGSKVFLEVEPKVAAIGAGMDIFQPRGNMVIDIGGGTSDIAVLSLGDIVASSSLRMAGDRMNQDIVNYVKDQHHLLIGERSAEQVKIQIAQVFKQDGDDDKVTQVRGRDTVTGMPRSIDIDSNQVEEAIHETLMQIVSTAHHVMETLPPEIAADIIDRGITLTGGGALLSGLDQLISENLKVPVMVAEHPLNNVAQGAGILLEHMQKTAKNKK from the coding sequence ATGGCTTTAGATATTGGTATTGACTTAGGTACTGCCAATGTTTTAATTTACGTATCGGGCAAGGGCATCGTCCTTAATGAACCATCCGTGGTCGCTATCGATACAAACACGAATCAAGTGTTGGCAGTCGGGTCCGAAGCCTACCAAATGGTTGGGAAGACGCCTAGTAACATTCGGGCAATTCGACCATTAAAAGACGGGGTGATTTCGGATTTTGACGTCACCGAAGAAATGTTGTCTTATTTTATTAAAAAATTAAATGTTCGTGGTATTATGTCACGGCCAAGTATTATGATCTGTACCCCAACGAACACTACTGAAATTGAACGCAAAGCGATTTTGCAAGCTGCTGAAAAATCTGGTGGTAGTAAAGTCTTCTTGGAAGTTGAACCAAAAGTGGCAGCCATTGGTGCTGGCATGGATATCTTCCAGCCACGCGGTAACATGGTGATTGATATTGGTGGCGGGACTAGTGATATTGCAGTCCTATCGTTAGGTGATATTGTGGCCAGCAGTTCGTTACGAATGGCTGGCGACCGGATGAACCAAGACATCGTGAACTACGTCAAGGATCAACATCACTTGTTGATTGGTGAACGCAGTGCGGAACAAGTTAAGATTCAAATCGCCCAAGTCTTCAAACAGGATGGCGACGATGATAAGGTCACCCAGGTCCGTGGCCGCGATACGGTGACTGGAATGCCACGGTCAATCGACATTGATTCTAATCAAGTTGAAGAAGCTATCCATGAAACGTTGATGCAGATTGTTAGCACCGCTCATCATGTGATGGAAACTTTACCGCCTGAAATTGCGGCCGATATTATTGACCGGGGGATCACGCTAACTGGTGGGGGCGCACTCTTGAGTGGGCTCGATCAGTTGATCAGTGAAAACTTAAAGGTTCCGGTAATGGTTGCTGAACATCCATTGAACAACGTTGCTCAGGGTGCTGGTATCTTACTTGAACATATGCAAAAGACCGCTAAGAACAAGAAATAA
- a CDS encoding GNAT family N-acetyltransferase: MFINIIDKHISLKPTEVADAEPLFDLVDHNRDYLKPWMPWVDATATVADERHFIESMLTKQAHGQVFITTIIVDGEVAGMLDLHNISAINHNGEIGYWLGQTFTGHGVMTKALERLEEIAFTELDLHKVTLGADIANKASRAVAERRKYHLDATLPENILLNGQYRDEVIYSLTVDEWSKRRDD, encoded by the coding sequence ATGTTTATTAATATTATCGACAAACACATTTCATTGAAACCAACCGAAGTGGCTGACGCGGAGCCGCTTTTCGACTTAGTTGATCATAACCGCGACTATTTAAAGCCATGGATGCCATGGGTCGATGCGACCGCCACTGTTGCTGACGAACGGCATTTTATTGAATCCATGTTGACCAAGCAGGCGCACGGGCAGGTCTTTATTACGACCATCATTGTGGATGGGGAAGTTGCCGGTATGTTGGACTTGCATAATATTAGTGCCATTAATCATAATGGCGAGATTGGGTATTGGCTAGGGCAGACATTTACTGGGCACGGAGTTATGACGAAGGCCCTTGAACGGCTAGAAGAAATTGCCTTTACAGAACTCGATCTGCATAAGGTGACCTTAGGGGCGGATATTGCTAACAAGGCAAGTCGGGCCGTTGCTGAACGCCGTAAATATCATTTAGATGCGACCTTACCAGAAAATATCTTGCTGAATGGTCAGTATCGTGATGAAGTAATTTATTCATTGACGGTCGATGAGTGGTCTAAGCGCCGTGATGATTAG
- a CDS encoding DUF2969 domain-containing protein, whose product MARKDKAISVTLNETKVNGQPVTEVLIGKQMIGQVTQVGERFEAEMVSDNQPFAHTKSFDESLQEILSAYHLHKG is encoded by the coding sequence GTGGCAAGAAAAGATAAGGCAATTTCGGTTACTTTAAATGAAACCAAGGTCAACGGTCAACCAGTTACCGAGGTTTTGATCGGTAAGCAGATGATTGGGCAAGTGACACAAGTTGGTGAACGATTTGAGGCTGAAATGGTTAGCGATAACCAACCATTTGCACATACCAAATCTTTTGATGAAAGTTTGCAAGAAATCTTGTCGGCTTACCATCTACACAAAGGCTAA
- the murA gene encoding UDP-N-acetylglucosamine 1-carboxyvinyltransferase produces MEEIVVHGGQRLTGNVHIEGAKNAVLPILAASLLASSGQTHLSNVPVLSDVFTMNNVLKFLNTKIDFDEINKTIDIDASRQLSSEAPFQYVSKMRASIVVMGPLLARLGHAKVAMPGGCAIGSRPIDLHLKGLSALGAEIERHDGYVEATASRLHGAAIYLDFPSVGATQNIMMAATLADGVTTMENVAREPEIVDLANYLNQMGAKVTGAGTETIRIKGVKAMHGCDHGIVQDRIEAGTFMVAAAVTQGNVLVEDAIAEHNKPLISKMREMGVTVTEEPAGIRVIGPEHLKPTSVKTLPHPGFPTDMQPQMTILQLCAQGTSLLTETVFENRFMHLDELRRMNADFKVEGRSVIMYGPTDFNGAQVTATDLRAAAALVIAGLVSRGYTEITNLKYLDRGYFNFHGKLAKLGAEIKRVDIPDGTVYALNPDFAHEAVE; encoded by the coding sequence ATGGAGGAAATTGTAGTTCATGGCGGTCAACGTTTGACAGGAAATGTTCATATTGAGGGCGCTAAAAACGCAGTGTTACCGATTCTAGCCGCAAGCTTATTGGCTAGTTCGGGACAAACGCATTTATCAAATGTACCAGTGTTGTCAGACGTATTCACAATGAATAACGTCTTAAAGTTTTTGAATACTAAAATTGATTTTGATGAAATTAATAAAACAATTGATATTGACGCTAGCCGTCAGTTATCATCCGAAGCACCGTTTCAATATGTGTCTAAAATGCGGGCTTCGATTGTCGTCATGGGACCATTGTTAGCCCGGTTAGGCCATGCTAAGGTCGCTATGCCTGGTGGCTGTGCGATCGGCTCACGACCAATCGATTTACATTTGAAAGGCTTAAGTGCCTTGGGAGCTGAAATTGAACGCCACGACGGCTATGTTGAGGCTACGGCGTCCCGATTACATGGTGCTGCAATTTACTTAGATTTTCCAAGTGTCGGTGCTACTCAAAATATTATGATGGCTGCGACACTTGCTGATGGCGTCACAACGATGGAAAACGTCGCTCGTGAACCTGAAATTGTGGACCTCGCCAATTACTTGAATCAGATGGGGGCTAAGGTTACTGGTGCCGGTACCGAAACCATCCGGATCAAAGGGGTTAAGGCGATGCACGGTTGTGACCACGGTATTGTCCAAGATCGGATTGAAGCCGGGACATTTATGGTTGCCGCTGCGGTGACACAGGGAAACGTCTTAGTTGAAGACGCCATCGCTGAACATAATAAGCCACTGATTTCAAAAATGCGTGAGATGGGTGTGACGGTTACCGAAGAGCCAGCTGGTATTCGAGTTATTGGTCCAGAACATTTAAAACCAACTTCCGTCAAGACTTTGCCACATCCTGGCTTTCCAACAGACATGCAACCGCAAATGACCATTTTACAGTTATGCGCGCAGGGAACAAGCTTGCTAACCGAAACCGTTTTCGAAAATCGCTTTATGCATCTCGATGAGCTACGGCGGATGAACGCTGACTTTAAGGTCGAGGGTCGCTCAGTTATTATGTATGGGCCAACCGACTTCAATGGCGCTCAAGTCACGGCAACTGATCTACGGGCTGCCGCTGCACTGGTAATTGCTGGGTTAGTTAGTCGCGGGTATACTGAAATCACTAACTTAAAGTATCTCGACCGGGGCTATTTTAATTTTCATGGTAAGTTAGCCAAGTTAGGTGCTGAGATTAAACGGGTCGATATTCCCGATGGCACCGTTTATGCGCTGAATCCTGATTTTGCGCATGAAGCAGTGGAATAA
- the yidD gene encoding membrane protein insertion efficiency factor YidD produces the protein MRRLLMKGIRFYQRAFSAFSPAHCRYYPTCSNYTLEAIERFGAVKGSLMGMARILRCHPLVKGGFDPVPAHFSLRRNPQYKEEDHRGKKR, from the coding sequence ATGCGACGGTTATTAATGAAAGGCATCCGCTTTTATCAGCGGGCCTTTTCTGCGTTTAGTCCGGCCCATTGTCGGTACTATCCAACCTGTTCTAATTATACGTTAGAGGCAATCGAACGGTTTGGCGCAGTGAAGGGAAGTCTAATGGGGATGGCACGGATCTTGCGGTGTCATCCTTTGGTTAAGGGCGGTTTTGATCCCGTGCCAGCCCATTTTTCATTGCGTCGTAACCCGCAATACAAGGAGGAAGACCACCGTGGCAAGAAAAGATAA
- a CDS encoding methionine ABC transporter ATP-binding protein, translating into MIEFKDVTKTFDAKQGAVHAVQDVNLKIEDGHIYGIVGYSGAGKSTLVRMLNGLETPTSGSVVIDDVNITTLSGAKLRAQRQKIGMIFQHFNLLWSRTVLENIMFPLEIAGQSKADARKKAEHLADLVGLAGRETAYPSELSGGQKQRVGIARALANDPQILLSDEATSALDPQTTDEVLDLLLSINQKLHLTIVLITHEMHVIRKIADHVAVMEAGKIVEQGPVLEVFKRPQQAVTKRFVNEEVTPSLNDTTVVVDQLLAKYPKGTIVQLTFHGDQAQLPIVSEMLKKYPLDLNIIEGGIHQTQEGAIGSLYLQLTGDQEQIKGALAYLQTMRVETEVLNRE; encoded by the coding sequence TTGATTGAATTTAAAGATGTGACGAAGACCTTTGATGCCAAACAGGGAGCGGTGCATGCCGTCCAAGATGTTAATTTAAAGATTGAAGATGGTCACATTTATGGCATCGTCGGTTATTCGGGTGCTGGTAAAAGTACCTTGGTACGGATGTTGAATGGCCTGGAAACCCCCACGAGTGGGTCAGTGGTAATTGATGATGTCAATATTACAACGCTGAGCGGGGCAAAGTTGCGGGCTCAACGGCAAAAGATTGGCATGATATTTCAACATTTCAATCTATTATGGTCGCGGACTGTTTTGGAAAATATTATGTTTCCACTTGAGATTGCGGGTCAGTCCAAAGCGGATGCTCGTAAAAAGGCGGAACACTTGGCTGATTTAGTCGGGTTAGCGGGACGAGAAACGGCTTATCCGTCCGAATTATCTGGGGGGCAGAAGCAACGCGTCGGGATTGCTCGGGCACTTGCGAATGATCCGCAAATCCTACTTTCGGATGAAGCAACGAGTGCCTTAGATCCTCAAACGACCGATGAAGTGTTGGACCTGCTACTATCGATCAATCAGAAGTTACATTTAACGATTGTATTGATTACGCATGAAATGCACGTGATTCGTAAGATTGCCGATCACGTCGCGGTGATGGAAGCCGGTAAAATTGTGGAACAGGGACCGGTATTAGAAGTTTTCAAGCGACCACAACAAGCAGTGACGAAGCGGTTTGTTAATGAAGAAGTCACGCCGTCTCTGAATGACACGACGGTGGTCGTTGATCAGCTGTTAGCGAAGTATCCTAAAGGAACCATCGTCCAATTGACGTTCCATGGTGATCAGGCCCAGTTGCCAATTGTTTCAGAGATGTTAAAGAAATACCCGTTAGATTTAAATATTATTGAGGGTGGAATTCACCAAACTCAAGAAGGCGCAATCGGTTCACTGTACTTGCAACTAACGGGTGACCAGGAACAGATCAAGGGCGCTCTGGCGTACCTACAAACGATGCGGGTAGAAACGGAGGTCTTAAATCGTGAATGA